One window of the Equus asinus isolate D_3611 breed Donkey chromosome 28, EquAss-T2T_v2, whole genome shotgun sequence genome contains the following:
- the GSE1 gene encoding genetic suppressor element 1 isoform X8 produces the protein MFGLKPPLYYLPGSSLSSDSSPVSSPATNHSSPASTPKRVPMGPIIVPPGGHSVPSTPPVVTIAPTKTVNGVWRSESRQDTGSRGSSGGRERLIVEPPLPQEKAGGPAIPSHLLSTPYPFGISPSPVVQDSRFPPLNLQRPVHHVVPPSTVTEDYLRSFRPYHTTEDLRMSSLPPLGLDPATAAAYYHPGYLAPHPFPHPAFRMDDSYCLSALRSPFYPIPAPGSLPPLHPSAMHLHLSGVRYPPELSHSSLAALHSERMSSLSAERLQMDEELRREREREREADREREKEREREREKEREREKELEREREKERERELERQREQRAREKELLAAKALEPAFLPVAELHGLRSHATEERVKPSEQLTPTRAEKLKDAGLQAPKPVPHPLHPAPAPQHAVPSLLSNHSLFSLPGSSAATALLIQRTNEEEKWLARQRRLRQEKEDRQSQVSEFRQQVLEQHLDMGRPPAPPEAEHRPESARPGPTRHEPGSRDPLQHFGGPPPLISPKPQHHSVPTALWNPVSLMDSTLETRRAPESHPLHSHPAPFEPSRQAAVPLVKVERVYCPEKAEEGPRKREPTPLDKYQPPPREAGNLEHQTFPHGPGPFLAELEKSTQTILGQQRASLSQPATFGELTGPLKPGSPYRPPAPRGPDPAYIYDEFLQQRRRLVSKLDLEERRRREAQEKGYYYDLDDSYDESDEEEVRAHLRCVAEQPPLKLDTSSEKLEFLQLFGLTTQQQKEELLTQKRRKRRRMLRERSPSPPTIQNKRQTPSPRLALSTRYSPDEMNNSPNFEEKKKFLTVFNLTHISTEKRKDKEKLVAMLHAMKQKALSAAVADSLRNSPRDSPAVSLSEQATQQASLDVEKPVGIAASLSDVPKATEPGRLEQLRPQELSRVQEPAPASSEKPRLSEAPGGKKSLSMLHYIRGPPPKDIPVPLSHSINGKSKPWEPFIAEEFAHQFHESVLQSTQKALQKHKGSVAVLSAEQNHKVDTSIHYNIPELQSSSRLPLPQHNGQQETPTVRKGPLMQEVDQDSEEEDDEDGDEDEEEPPRRKWQGIEAILEAYQEHIEEQNLERQVLQTQCRRLEAQHHSLSLTAEQLSHSMAELRSQKQKIVSERERLQAELDHLRKCLALPALHWPRGYFKGYPR, from the exons GACACTGGCTCTCGGGGCAGCAGCGGCGGTCGGGAACGCCTCATCGTGGAGCCGCCACTGCCCCAGGAGAAGGCGGGGGGCCCGGCCATCCCCTCCCACCTGCTCAGCACGCCCTACCCTTTCGGCATCTCCCCCAGCCCAGTCGTGCAGGATTCCCGCTTCCCACCACTCAA CCTCCAGCGGCCTGTGCACCATGTGGTGCCCCCCAGCACAGTGACCGAGGACTACCTGAGGAGCTTCCGGCCCTACCACACCACCGAGGACCTCCGCATGTCCTCCCTACCTCCCCTCGGCCTCGACCCAGCCACCGCCGCCGCCTACTACCACCCTGGCTACCTGGCCCCgcaccccttcccccacccggCCTTCAG GATGGACGACTCCTACTGCCTGTCGGCCCTGCGGTCCCCCTTCTATCCCATCCCCGCCCCTGGCTCCCTGCCCCCGCTGCACCCGTCGGCTATGCATCTCCACCTCTCCGGGGTCCGATACCCCCCTGAGCTCTCCCACTCGTCGCTGGCAGCGCTGCACTCAGAGCGGATGTCCAGCCTCAGCGCCGAGAG GCTGCAGATGGACGAGGAGCTGAGGCGGGAGCGGGAGCGAGAACGGGAAGCTGACCGGGAGCGGGAGAAGGAGCGAGAGCGGGAGCGGGAGAAGGAGCGCGAGAGGGAGAAGGAGCTAGAACGCGAGCGCGAGAAGGAGCGGGAGCGGGAGCTGGAGCGCCAGCGGGAGCAGCGGGCCCGTGAGAAGGAGCTGCTGGCGGCCAAGGCGCTGGAGCCAGCCTTCCTTCCTGTGGCGGAGCTGCATGGGCTGCGGAGCCACGCCACGGAGGAGCGGGTCAAGCCCTCGGAGCAGTTGACCCCCACCCGAGCAG AGAAGCTGAAGGACGCGGGCCTGCAGGCGCCCAAGCCCGTGCCGCACCCCTTGCACCCGGCGCCCGCCCCCCAGCACGCCGTGCCCAGCCTGCTCTCCAACCACAGCCTCTTCTCTCTGCCGGGGAGCAGCGCCGCCACGGCCCTGCTGATCCAGCGCACCAACGAGGAGGAGAAGTGGCTGGCGCGGCAGCGGCGCCTGCGGCAGGAGAAGGAGGACCGGCAGTCGCAGGTGTCGGAGTTCCGGCAGCAGGTGCTGGAGCAGCACCTGGACATGGGccggcccccggcgccccccgaGGCAGAGCACAGGCCCGAGAGTGCCAG GCCAGGACCAACCCGCCATGAACCGGGCAGCCGAGACCCCCTGCAGCACTTTGGCGGGCCCCCGCCCCTCATCTCGCCCAAGCCACAGCACCACTCGGTGCCCACAGCCCTCTGGAACCCAGTGTCCCTGATGGACAGCACGCTGGAGACACGGCGGGCCCCTGAGAGCCACCCTCTGCACAGCCATCCTGCCCCGTTCGAGCCCAGCCGCCAGGCGGCCGTCCCGCTGGTGAAGGTGGAGCGGGTCTACTGCCCGGaaaaggcagaggaggggccCCGGAAGCGCGAGCCCACCCCCCTGGACAAGTACCAGCCGCCCCCACGGGAGGCAGGGAACCTGGAGCACCAGACCTTCCCTCACGGGCCTGGGCCCTTCCTGGCTGAACTCGAGAAGTCCACCCAGACCATCCTGGGCCAGCAGCGGGCTTCcctcagccagccagccacctTCGGGGAGCTCACTGGGCCCCTGAAGCCGGGGTCGCCCTACCGGCCCCCAGCGCCACGGGGCCCTGACCCTGCCTACATCTACGATGAGTTTCTGCAGCAGCGCCGGAGGCTGGTCAGCAAGCTGGATCTGGAGGAGCGCAGGCGGCGAGAGGCCCAGGAGAAAG GCTACTACTATGATCTGGATGACTCTTACGATGAGAGTGATGAGGAGGAGGTCAGGGCCCACCTCCGCTGCGTGGCCGAGCAGCCGCCCCTCAAACTGGACACATCCTCTGAG AAGCTAGAGTTTTTGCAACTTTTTGGCTTGACCACCCAACAGCAGAAGGAGGAATTGCTGACCCAGAAGCGGAGGAAGCGACGGCGGATGCTGAGAGAGAGAAGCCCCTCGCCCCCGACGATTCAGAATAAGCGACAGACACCTTCGCCGAGATTGGCGCTGTCTACCCGCTACAGTCCCGACGAGATGAACAACAGCCCCAactttgaagaaaagaagaagttCCTGACCGTCTTCAACCTCACCCACATCAGCACTGAGAAGAGGAAAG ACAAAGAGAAACTTGTTGCAATGCTCCATGCCATGAAGCAGAAGGCCCTGTCAGCAGCAGTGGCAGACTCGCTCAGAAACTCTCCGAGGGACAGTCCTGCTGTCTCCCTGAGCG AACAAGCCACGCAGCAAGCCTCTCTGGATGTGGAGAAGCCTGTGGGTATTGCCGCTTCCTTGTCTGATGTCCCAAAGGCCACGGAGCCTGGGAGACTGGAACAGCTCCGGCCCCAGGAGCTGTCACGAGTCCAGGAGCCAGCTCCTGCCAGCAGCGAGAAGCCCAGGCTGAGTGAGGCCCCTGGGGGCAAGAAGAGCCTGAGCATGCTTCATTACATCCGGGGCCCTCCGCCCAAGGACATTCCTGTGCCGTTGTCCCACAGCATCAACGGGAAGAGCAAGCCGTGGGAACCCTTCATAGCAGAAGAGTTTGCACATCAGTTCCACGAGTCCGTGCTGCAGTCCACCCAGAAGGCACTGCAGAAGCATAAAG GGAGCGTCGCTGTGCTGTCTGCAGAGCAGAACCACAAAGTTGACACATCCATCCACTACAACATTCCTGAGCTGCAGTCCTCGAGTcggctccctctgccccagcacAACGGGCAGCAGGAAACCCCCACCGTGAGGAAGGGCCCCCTCATGCAGGAGGTGGACCAGGACTCAGAAGAGGAGGACGATGAAGACGGAGACGAGGATGAGGAGGAGCCCCCCAGGCGCAAGTGGCAAGGGATTGAGGCAATTTTAGAAGCTTACCAAGAACATATAGAAG AGCAAAATCTGGAGCGGCAGGTGTTGCAGACGCAGTGCAGACGGCTGGAGGCCCAGCACCACAGCCTCAGTCTCACGGCAGAGCAGCTCTCCCACAGCATGGCG gagTTGAGGAGCCAGAAACAGAAGATTGTGTCAGAAAGGGAGCGCCTCCAGGCAGAACTGGATCACTTACGGAAGTGCCTTGCGTTGCCTGCACTGCATTGGCCTAGGGGTTATTTTAAGGGATATCCGAGGTGA
- the GSE1 gene encoding genetic suppressor element 1 isoform X9, whose translation MKGSSLSSDSSPVSSPATNHSSPASTPKRVPMGPIIVPPGGHSVPSTPPVVTIAPTKTVNGVWRSESRQDTGSRGSSGGRERLIVEPPLPQEKAGGPAIPSHLLSTPYPFGISPSPVVQDSRFPPLNLQRPVHHVVPPSTVTEDYLRSFRPYHTTEDLRMSSLPPLGLDPATAAAYYHPGYLAPHPFPHPAFRMDDSYCLSALRSPFYPIPAPGSLPPLHPSAMHLHLSGVRYPPELSHSSLAALHSERMSSLSAERLQMDEELRREREREREADREREKEREREREKEREREKELEREREKERERELERQREQRAREKELLAAKALEPAFLPVAELHGLRSHATEERVKPSEQLTPTRAEKLKDAGLQAPKPVPHPLHPAPAPQHAVPSLLSNHSLFSLPGSSAATALLIQRTNEEEKWLARQRRLRQEKEDRQSQVSEFRQQVLEQHLDMGRPPAPPEAEHRPESARPGPTRHEPGSRDPLQHFGGPPPLISPKPQHHSVPTALWNPVSLMDSTLETRRAPESHPLHSHPAPFEPSRQAAVPLVKVERVYCPEKAEEGPRKREPTPLDKYQPPPREAGNLEHQTFPHGPGPFLAELEKSTQTILGQQRASLSQPATFGELTGPLKPGSPYRPPAPRGPDPAYIYDEFLQQRRRLVSKLDLEERRRREAQEKGYYYDLDDSYDESDEEEVRAHLRCVAEQPPLKLDTSSEKLEFLQLFGLTTQQQKEELLTQKRRKRRRMLRERSPSPPTIQNKRQTPSPRLALSTRYSPDEMNNSPNFEEKKKFLTVFNLTHISTEKRKDKEKLVAMLHAMKQKALSAAVADSLRNSPRDSPAVSLSEQATQQASLDVEKPVGIAASLSDVPKATEPGRLEQLRPQELSRVQEPAPASSEKPRLSEAPGGKKSLSMLHYIRGPPPKDIPVPLSHSINGKSKPWEPFIAEEFAHQFHESVLQSTQKALQKHKGSVAVLSAEQNHKVDTSIHYNIPELQSSSRLPLPQHNGQQETPTVRKGPLMQEVDQDSEEEDDEDGDEDEEEPPRRKWQGIEAILEAYQEHIEEQNLERQVLQTQCRRLEAQHHSLSLTAEQLSHSMAELRSQKQKIVSERERLQAELDHLRKCLALPALHWPRGYFKGYPR comes from the exons GACACTGGCTCTCGGGGCAGCAGCGGCGGTCGGGAACGCCTCATCGTGGAGCCGCCACTGCCCCAGGAGAAGGCGGGGGGCCCGGCCATCCCCTCCCACCTGCTCAGCACGCCCTACCCTTTCGGCATCTCCCCCAGCCCAGTCGTGCAGGATTCCCGCTTCCCACCACTCAA CCTCCAGCGGCCTGTGCACCATGTGGTGCCCCCCAGCACAGTGACCGAGGACTACCTGAGGAGCTTCCGGCCCTACCACACCACCGAGGACCTCCGCATGTCCTCCCTACCTCCCCTCGGCCTCGACCCAGCCACCGCCGCCGCCTACTACCACCCTGGCTACCTGGCCCCgcaccccttcccccacccggCCTTCAG GATGGACGACTCCTACTGCCTGTCGGCCCTGCGGTCCCCCTTCTATCCCATCCCCGCCCCTGGCTCCCTGCCCCCGCTGCACCCGTCGGCTATGCATCTCCACCTCTCCGGGGTCCGATACCCCCCTGAGCTCTCCCACTCGTCGCTGGCAGCGCTGCACTCAGAGCGGATGTCCAGCCTCAGCGCCGAGAG GCTGCAGATGGACGAGGAGCTGAGGCGGGAGCGGGAGCGAGAACGGGAAGCTGACCGGGAGCGGGAGAAGGAGCGAGAGCGGGAGCGGGAGAAGGAGCGCGAGAGGGAGAAGGAGCTAGAACGCGAGCGCGAGAAGGAGCGGGAGCGGGAGCTGGAGCGCCAGCGGGAGCAGCGGGCCCGTGAGAAGGAGCTGCTGGCGGCCAAGGCGCTGGAGCCAGCCTTCCTTCCTGTGGCGGAGCTGCATGGGCTGCGGAGCCACGCCACGGAGGAGCGGGTCAAGCCCTCGGAGCAGTTGACCCCCACCCGAGCAG AGAAGCTGAAGGACGCGGGCCTGCAGGCGCCCAAGCCCGTGCCGCACCCCTTGCACCCGGCGCCCGCCCCCCAGCACGCCGTGCCCAGCCTGCTCTCCAACCACAGCCTCTTCTCTCTGCCGGGGAGCAGCGCCGCCACGGCCCTGCTGATCCAGCGCACCAACGAGGAGGAGAAGTGGCTGGCGCGGCAGCGGCGCCTGCGGCAGGAGAAGGAGGACCGGCAGTCGCAGGTGTCGGAGTTCCGGCAGCAGGTGCTGGAGCAGCACCTGGACATGGGccggcccccggcgccccccgaGGCAGAGCACAGGCCCGAGAGTGCCAG GCCAGGACCAACCCGCCATGAACCGGGCAGCCGAGACCCCCTGCAGCACTTTGGCGGGCCCCCGCCCCTCATCTCGCCCAAGCCACAGCACCACTCGGTGCCCACAGCCCTCTGGAACCCAGTGTCCCTGATGGACAGCACGCTGGAGACACGGCGGGCCCCTGAGAGCCACCCTCTGCACAGCCATCCTGCCCCGTTCGAGCCCAGCCGCCAGGCGGCCGTCCCGCTGGTGAAGGTGGAGCGGGTCTACTGCCCGGaaaaggcagaggaggggccCCGGAAGCGCGAGCCCACCCCCCTGGACAAGTACCAGCCGCCCCCACGGGAGGCAGGGAACCTGGAGCACCAGACCTTCCCTCACGGGCCTGGGCCCTTCCTGGCTGAACTCGAGAAGTCCACCCAGACCATCCTGGGCCAGCAGCGGGCTTCcctcagccagccagccacctTCGGGGAGCTCACTGGGCCCCTGAAGCCGGGGTCGCCCTACCGGCCCCCAGCGCCACGGGGCCCTGACCCTGCCTACATCTACGATGAGTTTCTGCAGCAGCGCCGGAGGCTGGTCAGCAAGCTGGATCTGGAGGAGCGCAGGCGGCGAGAGGCCCAGGAGAAAG GCTACTACTATGATCTGGATGACTCTTACGATGAGAGTGATGAGGAGGAGGTCAGGGCCCACCTCCGCTGCGTGGCCGAGCAGCCGCCCCTCAAACTGGACACATCCTCTGAG AAGCTAGAGTTTTTGCAACTTTTTGGCTTGACCACCCAACAGCAGAAGGAGGAATTGCTGACCCAGAAGCGGAGGAAGCGACGGCGGATGCTGAGAGAGAGAAGCCCCTCGCCCCCGACGATTCAGAATAAGCGACAGACACCTTCGCCGAGATTGGCGCTGTCTACCCGCTACAGTCCCGACGAGATGAACAACAGCCCCAactttgaagaaaagaagaagttCCTGACCGTCTTCAACCTCACCCACATCAGCACTGAGAAGAGGAAAG ACAAAGAGAAACTTGTTGCAATGCTCCATGCCATGAAGCAGAAGGCCCTGTCAGCAGCAGTGGCAGACTCGCTCAGAAACTCTCCGAGGGACAGTCCTGCTGTCTCCCTGAGCG AACAAGCCACGCAGCAAGCCTCTCTGGATGTGGAGAAGCCTGTGGGTATTGCCGCTTCCTTGTCTGATGTCCCAAAGGCCACGGAGCCTGGGAGACTGGAACAGCTCCGGCCCCAGGAGCTGTCACGAGTCCAGGAGCCAGCTCCTGCCAGCAGCGAGAAGCCCAGGCTGAGTGAGGCCCCTGGGGGCAAGAAGAGCCTGAGCATGCTTCATTACATCCGGGGCCCTCCGCCCAAGGACATTCCTGTGCCGTTGTCCCACAGCATCAACGGGAAGAGCAAGCCGTGGGAACCCTTCATAGCAGAAGAGTTTGCACATCAGTTCCACGAGTCCGTGCTGCAGTCCACCCAGAAGGCACTGCAGAAGCATAAAG GGAGCGTCGCTGTGCTGTCTGCAGAGCAGAACCACAAAGTTGACACATCCATCCACTACAACATTCCTGAGCTGCAGTCCTCGAGTcggctccctctgccccagcacAACGGGCAGCAGGAAACCCCCACCGTGAGGAAGGGCCCCCTCATGCAGGAGGTGGACCAGGACTCAGAAGAGGAGGACGATGAAGACGGAGACGAGGATGAGGAGGAGCCCCCCAGGCGCAAGTGGCAAGGGATTGAGGCAATTTTAGAAGCTTACCAAGAACATATAGAAG AGCAAAATCTGGAGCGGCAGGTGTTGCAGACGCAGTGCAGACGGCTGGAGGCCCAGCACCACAGCCTCAGTCTCACGGCAGAGCAGCTCTCCCACAGCATGGCG gagTTGAGGAGCCAGAAACAGAAGATTGTGTCAGAAAGGGAGCGCCTCCAGGCAGAACTGGATCACTTACGGAAGTGCCTTGCGTTGCCTGCACTGCATTGGCCTAGGGGTTATTTTAAGGGATATCCGAGGTGA